The stretch of DNA GTTTTGTACTAGATACAATAGTAGGAAAATGAAATTGGGCCAGAATGAGGACCCTGCCCCCCAAACAGATATACATACAACCATTCCAGAAATATCAGTTGTTCAACTTCAACCAATTATCCCTAAGCCTTCCATTTGTCCTTTACTCTGTACTCATCATATCATTTCTGCATAACCTAAGAAGATTCCCTGTGACCTCCCATGATGGGATGATCAGCTGGACagctacatctttttttttccataataaatTTACAAGCATCTCTTACCTTTCTGCTTACCAGTACTAGTCAAGTACAAATCAGCTTTCACAGCTACTGACTGCAGAAGTTACTGCTTCTCTCCTGACCCCTAGACTCAGCTCATTCATCATATGTattaattggaaagaaaaaattgagaaaaggaatgaaaagaagaaagaaaaaacagagaaaattgaACATTATAGTTAGAggaaatatgttattttctctaaTGCCCCTCACATGTGTAGCTGCCTGTGACTAAAAATTAGATGTAGTTCTAAGGTTGGCAAAATTGTGACATAGTAAAGCTTGTCCTTTTGTGGGGAGATGGGGGGAGTGTCACCTggaacttttcattttccttccaacATGAAAGCATTCTCTCcagtgtttttcttctgttttctatgTCATTTCCTTGCTTCCCAACCTCCTGAAAATTCACTCTTCAGGAATGATCACAAATACTACCTTTATAAGTTGTTAAAACAACAACACACTGATGTGTTAAAGTGAATGGAACACTTCCTTGCCAATTGATATTCTAGAATGTCCAATAAAGGTTTAAGCTAAAGGAATGAAATCTAATTATAGAATACAAGATGTTAATATATCTGAAATATGTTTTGGGGATAGTAGAGCCTTTTCAGTGTTACCTGAAAACACATCATCATGATTGGTTATCTACCCCAACATCAGTCTAAGTGGACATGTTTTTCTGTTACCCCAACTAAATGATGAGCTCTTGATGCAGTGAGCAAAGTCATTGTTAGAGAACACCTTGAAAAGTAATTCTTTCCAAAGTTATACCTTCAAAGGTAATAGGATAATAAATAACTTTGGAGTCAAAATTTAATTCAATCCTCTGCACTGTTATGACTGGAATATCACCTTTATTACCTGGTTGCTGAAACTGAGACTCCATCTCTAGTCTCCATGACTTTTCATTGGCTCTCCTCCATTTCTGTCAACTCTGCTTCCTCTGCTTCTTTGAAGACTCATCTCATATCCCACTTTCTGCGGGAGGTGATTTCTTATTCTCTTGTTCCTTAAtcttagtgtcttccctctgaaaCTTACCcctaatttatcttttatatatcttgtttatacctCATTGATCACGTTCTCTCCCTCTttagactatgagttccttgagagtaggtacaatcttttttggggggaggggggtctttctttgtaaatttaatgcttagcagagtgcctggtacatggtaggcatttaatatatccaattatttcatttattatccCTCTTACCCCCAGCTCTACCTGCTACTGCCTTCTTTTCTGagattgttgctgttgttcagttgttcagttgtttgccctacctagctgtcccacatgtccaactctttgtgatcccatttggggttgtcttagtaaagatactgaagttgtttatcatttccctctctggttcattttacaaatgaggaaatagaggcaaaaagggttaagtgacttgcccagcatcatccAGTAATAAGAGTCTGaacttgaactcatgaagataagtctccctaactccaggcccagaactatGTCTCACCACACAGATGCCCAACTTTATGAGATTGTATTCTatctcttttcttaaaaattacatgtaacaacatatattgttgctgttttggggatataagctctttgaggacagatactttttttcttaagattattaaagattttaaagatttttcccctaatcttacttccccccccccaccccccacagaaggcaatttatcagtctttacattgtctccatggtatacattgatccaaattgaatgtgatgagagagaaatcatatccccaaggaagaaacataaagtacaagagatagcaagatcagacaataagataccagtttttttctaaattaaagttacaatagtccttggtccttgttcaaactccacagttctttctctggatacagatagtattctccactGCAAATAGCCCTAAATTGTCcaagattgttgcactgatggaataagccaatccatcaaggttgatcattgcccccgtgttgctgtaagggtgtacagtatttttctggttctgctcatctcactcagcatcagttcattcaaatccctccaggcttccctgaattcccatccctcctggtttctaatagaacaatagtgttccatgacatacacataccacagttgggcagataactttttgtttttctttgtatcctccatGTTCAGCACAGTCACCAGTGCATAACAATCCCTTAATAAACTTGCTGATTGACAGGTTAAATTGGTGAAAATGCTTTGTaagagtcacatttgaactcagatcttcctgatacaGGTTCAGTGTTCTCTCCCTGATCCAAATAGCTGCCTCAGGATAATAGTAATACCAATGCTCTCTATATAACTGGGGTGGTGTGaaagaagtgctttataaaatcttaaaagatgGATTTCTATGTTTGGATTGTTAAATAATTAATCCTTTAAAACTATAGACTTAAGataaagggaagcaatttattaaaataatttcttaaagtagtaataataaataataaaacaataataataattctactCTCCTGccttttttacaaaaatgataagtTTAGCACTCTCtatggaaaatttttaatttttttgaaattttgtttattttattctgaacttaagaaattaaataaacatttacatagcatagtagaatagaaaaaagatgattagAACACAAAACTGCTATGTACAACTTgctgtttcttttaaatatatcatgTAATTGTCAtgtaactttatttttccccttttttcttttcttcccctgaGATGTTTACTATTAGACATAAATATAGatggtatgtgtttgtgtgtgtgtgtgtgtgtgtgtgtgtgtgtgtgtgtatgtaaaattttttatatatattttatttatctctttaaaatggttggatcagttcaaagtTCTGCCAGCGGTGagttagtgtcccagtttttcctcatccccttcaacatttgttgATAATCCTTTAATCTCCATTATCTCTCTGAAAAGACCCACTTCTTTCTATCAAAAGtacaaaggaaattttaaaaatcagaaatgagATTAGGAGTATGGAGATTTCTTACATCTTGAGTTTGTttactaatatatatatgtatgaatgtcttttattctttttttacccACTCCAGAATGCCCATATCATAAACCTTTGGGCTTTGAATCTGGAACCGTGAATCCAGACCAAATCACTTGCTCCAATCCAGAACAGTACATAGGATGGTATTCTTCATGGACAGCAAACAAGGCTCGTCTCAATAGCCAAGGCTATGGGTAAGCCAAGGAGGAGATCTTGTGTGTCATCAAAATCTACATTTCATCCCTCTGCCAAAATTGGTGGAGCAAAAGaaaagggcttaataaatattaatactcAATATTGTAAAAGAAAGGGCAAGAGAGGGAATGTGTACAATCCAAGAGGGACCTAtctggaataaaataaaacaattccacCTGGAAGAGGGAAAAGACTATTGAATTTGGAATCCAGGCACACACATTTAAATTCTGTTCTGGTCATTTACTACCAGAATGACTTTGTGGCAATCAGTCATTTCTTGGGGCCTCAAGTTACCCAAATGAGATGGTTGGATTTTACTGATTTGTAAGGTCCCTTCGGAAAACATAGCAAAGTAGACAGGACTAgcctttaataataatgataataattaaaattataataataatagctattattattattactattaacaCTTATATACTAATTTAAGttatgcaaagtactttacaaatatttcattttatactccTAGTTCTGTCATTAtgcctattttacaaatggagaaaatgaggtacacagtgaaatgacttgcctatagtcacagaaaggtcagtgtctgaggtggatCTCCAGGTCTATTATTTTATCCAATGTACCGCTTAGAAGCCCTACATTGGTTTGAAGTTCTGCCTGACATATactaaccatgtggccttgggtgagtctTTCAGGACGTCAGACAACTCTTTCATACTGTAACTTATAGCAGAATTGTTACTCTGTATGAAGTGGAGGGAGTCTCTACCCTAAGAATTCTttaaaccaataaaatcacatCTAGGCAAAAAACCCAATACTTTTCCAGTTCTGTCTACTCAAATTTTTATGGTGCTATATAAGCTTTTCAAATAACTTCCAGACAAATTTCATACATTACAATATCTAGCAcagagtagaaagaaaaataaataaatatcttttgattttgatgTCAAATACCTTGGAAAAGCATAGAGAAATCTAAGCATAAGGTCTAGAAGACAGACttaggaagaaaaattgaaatagtaggagaaatgaatgaaagggAATGTTCTTAATCATGCACAAAATGGTTGTTTCTcagctgactctttgtgaccccatttaaggttttcttgacaaagttaatagagtagtttgctatttccttctccagttaattttacagttgaagaaactacgGCAAAGaggtttaagggacttgcccaagatcatataatcagtaagtgtctgagatcagatctaaactcaggaagatgactccaggcctagtactctatccattgcactacctagctgtcccacaaaGAGGTAATGGGACTCAATAAAAAGCTCTCTTGGCCTTTTGGTTTGAGTTTTGGCTCTGAtgtttactaactttgtgactggGTAAGTTTCTTAATgcctttaaaaactgaaaataataggggcggctaggtggtgtagtggataaagcactggccctggagtcaggagtacctgggttcaaatctggtttcagacacttaataattacctagctgtgtggccatgggtaagccacttaaccccattgccttgcaaaaactaagaaaaaaaatttgagaataataatatgctacctacctgtaaaatgaaagtaattatACTCATATAATCTCTCCCAGGATTGCGAGGAAGGTGCTTTGAATGTGTTTTTTGTGTCTATGGCTTAGCATCAAATAAACAAGCTCAAGTAGACATTGTAGGATGTAAGACATTGTGTAGCATCACCCTGGATcttgaataattttcttcagtctaCTTCTGACACTTACTGAGTGACCCAATCCCTGGgcctagtttcctcatttgtaaaaatgaggtgCTAGAATTTAGACTATAAGTTCCTTTTAGCTCTAGATCTACAATCCTATGAGTAAGGtacatttcaaaagaaatttaaattgcaACTCAGTATTTTTCTGATGATACAATTAATTCTGAAATGGAGATAGAGGAAAAGATGACAtgtgcttgttttcttccttttatcaaaATGTCTGGGAATTATCAGTGGTAATTCTTCATGCcaattaaaaagtagaatttaatATCTTCAAAACTTTGTATGTCCCTGACTCAGTCTCTGCTTTCTAGTAGGatgttgttgcttttttaaagagggtattttcataaaattatttgtttactATATAGCATTCTTGTAGACTAGCTTCCAGGAGTGATTCATCTGCTATATTTTCTACAGGTGTGCATGGCTCTCCAAATATCAAGACAGCAACCAGTGGCTACAGATAGACTTGAAAGAGATTAAGGTGATTTCAGGGATCCTCACACAGGGACGCTGTGATGCCGATGAGTGGATGACCAAATACAGTGTACAGTACCGAACTGATGAGGGCTCAAACTGGGTTTATTACAAGGACCAGACTGGCAACAATCGGGTGAGTGATAATCATATACTTGGAATTTTTGAAATGCCATttaacagcaaaaaaaaagaaatatttatccaAAGTGTCCTATTACTTCATCATCACTTGAATAATCAGAATGGGCCTCTTGAACAGTTTCAAATTCATTTGTTATATTCTTAACTCTCAACTTCACATTTGGGCAATATAGAtataatcattaaaatatttggatAGATTGGGCACTCCACTGATGCTACTTCTGAAAATTAATGTAAATTATTAATTTCTTAGCATGATTCAGAGTAGAATGTTAATTAGCTTTCAACAGTTTTTTAAATGGAtcttcctggagtcaggataaatCTGCAATCACATCCAGCATTAGACACAAGctagtagtgtgaccctgggcaagtcactcaacctgttTGACTTAATTTCCCCAACCATAAAATggacctcccaggattgttgtgaggattcgatgagaaaataatgataaagcatttagcaaagtgcttgttgttattgttcatttgtgtctgattcttcatgatcctattcagtgttcttggcaaagactgaggcaaccagggtgaagtgacttgcccagggtcacacagctagtaaatatcttgaggtcaggtttgaactcatgaagatcaatcttcctgactctaagcccagccctctatccaccTGTTTCACCTATCGGTTTCAGTAAACTATGCTAGTCATTAGCTATTATTAGAGATCAGATATGAAATAGCTCAGTTTAAGTAATTTTAATGGACTGCtaaattctgaaattatttcaGAATGCATTTGCAAGTGGAATTTATTtccacaaataataaaaatatactttactCTAATAGCTTTAAGTATTGTTACTGTTTGAAGATTTTAAGTGAGATTCAACAGAATGATCAGATCTGTTTTGATGTATGTACCTTCTGTTAGTTTCAGAATATTTTGCTGATTTTGGAGAGCTAGCAAAAATAACTATAATGAATTTCTATCtgttattatttcatattaaaaactaatttcattaatttttggaactggaaagaatcttagaaatcatctagtcctgCCCTGCCTTAAAGGAATCAACAAATTAAGTCAACAGATTCTACTACATGCTAGGCACTGGGCTAAACAAAGTCCTCTAAAATTATATGGTTTggcatcacatagctagttatcAGAGTTTACTGAGCAGTTCTCCTTGTCCAGTCTTCTTTCCAAAGCCCCAGCTACATTTATTTTAACACGGTCATCTTATGATGTGTGAAGAAATTTCAAGCGGCATGATCTATTATTAGGGTAATATGATATAATGAATTCAAACATCATGTATCCAAAATTCATCTTGGACTGACTTCACTGTTTTGAAACATGCTTAAAATCTCTCAAGGTTTCTAAGGACAATAATATTAGACTTTCACATTTCTTTACACAATTGTCCAGATGTGTGGAGCCTACACCAATCTTATTATTAACCTAATTCTGCTGACTAAGTAGATATAAAGGACTAACTAGACATCTAAGTGATTTCctggaccttggagtcagaaggaatcCTGCCccggacacttattagctgtgggatcctgggcaagtcactaaacttcccTCTGTCTTgatatcctcatctataaactgagaaCAATagcaatcattcattcatttatttaaggaaCTCAGAGATTTgtgaaggatcaaatgaggtgacttttaaaaagccttttacaaataataaatgcttattgactgtcAGAAGCCAAAGCACTCTGCAATGTTAGCTATTATTCATTATATGTCAGAGACAGAAGATTGTGATTCTCACATGACACTCTCACAAAGAAGGCTGTATAGCAGTCATTAGCTAGCAAAGGCCTTTCTATTCAAGGTTTATTATTCCTGAGTCAGATCCAGAGCTTTTTGCAAGGTTGATACAACTGGAAAGGGGTTTGCCTGCAACACTGAACAATACCCGCATGTTAGAAAAGATTCTGAAGGATTATTGCTCTGAAAATACTCTTCAATGTCTTCAACTTGATCATTCCTACATATTCTCATgtcaaaacaaaaacttttatttataccTCCCATACCATTACCACCAATCTCTGTACATATTGTAAGCTCCTATTAGTACAAGGAATGAATTCCTTGAAGTGACCTAATTATTGGAATTCAAAGGGGTGACCAGTGACCATAGTTTACACAAttaattatcccttccacattgagGGGTTTAGGAGCATGGTGCTCCtgaaatctggaaaatccatgtaaaattttttggctcTCCCCActaccccctccccatccccagaaAAGagatctaaattttttcttttttcttttatggggtgtttacagTTGATAAAATAcattgatattatacaatactatacatattTCATGCATATCTGAGTTTCTAAACCTTTTCTGTGTCATCTACTGGCCTAGTGTCTATGGCTTCTGCAAAATTCCActaaaattcccatttaaatttttttgccaaTTTGTGATATAGCAAAACCTCAAAACTGCAGTAGGTACATTTCACAATGTGGAAGGGATGACTGTTTAGCTTTGAGTTGTGTGAATTTGAATAAATGCAACCACTTCAGGGATTTCActctattgtgttttttttttcctttgccccttttaaaagtttttcagaaCTCCTAATGATGTCAAATTGCTATTTGTATCTAGGCTAGGACAATTAATACAAGCTTTAATTTTTCTGTCCAAAACTATAAAAACAACATTCGGCTGGGCCCACTTTTGTGATCTTTTGTACACAGACTGGAAAGCGATTGCTgtaaagcaactttttttttatcatgtacATAAAGCTGGATAAAGCCaaacacaaaacagaaaataaaccCAGGGAGACAGTCTCATTAGAGTGACCCTCAGAAGTATTCCTCTTATTTCTGCGCTTTCATCGAGAAAACTTTGCTAAGATTCTGGGATTGGACTTTAGCCTTCAAACACACCTCAGATCCTCACAGCTGATTCTGCAGCAGGTATTTAAAAATTCAGGACAGATACTGGCTCAAAttactcttccttttctttgttgtGTTGCTGAGCTAATCTTATTTGgtttctctgccccccccccttattttagGTGTTCTACGGGAACTCAGATAGAACATCTTCTGTCCAGAATCTCTTGAGGCCTCCCATTGTTTCCCGTTACATCCGTTTAATTCCATTGGGCTGGCATGTGCGGATCGCCATCCGGATGGAGCTGTTGGAGTGTATGAGTAAATGTGCTTAGCATTCATTACAAGGGAGTGAAGTAGGACAGGATCAGGTAGATCAAAAACGGtgtttgagaagaaaaatgaatagtaCAGTTAGGTAAAAGTGCTGAATTTTGTAAACCTTTTAGATATCAAAACTCCTCCCCTAAATTTCTTTTGAAGCTTTCACCttgaaaaaaacccaagaaataaCATGTTACAAGTGGTTTAGATTTCACAAGGCATCATCTCCTGCAACCAGGAACTATTGAAATAGAGAGGAAAGCACTTTCCCCAAAACAATTTCTGGAGGAAACTTATTTGTTGAAATTGTTCGCTGGTTGTCAGTAATCTGAGGAAAGGTGGAATATCAGTGGGGTCATAAGTCACCTTGAAAGTGTAGGCTTTCTTTTAATAAGCCACCAAATTAAAAGCCAGCACAAGTGTTTGAAGGCCTCAGTTCAGGTTATGGTGATAGCGTCTCATTGCCTCCCAGTTATCCACTCAGGGAGCCTGAGTACTTTTTCTTCAGTTATGGTTTAAACTATTTAAAAGTCTCAAAGTGCTTGCAGTGACATTTTGGATGAATTGTGATTGTTAGATGGCATAGGTTGTGTTTGAGTAAATAATGGCACATTCATACTTGTAGTTCTGTGAAATAAAGAATTTAGCCCTGTTTCTTGGCTCAGGATCATCATAACAAATCTGATCAGTTTTTCACTTGGCTTTCCTGAGAGATCAATCAAATGAAGGCTCAGTCTCATTCTACATTCCAAAGTACACCACAGAGTTGGTAGCTGCTCTTCATTCTGTTAGATCCCAGACTTTGCTCTGCCTAGGGGACAGTATTTGGTTACTGAGACAAAAAGGTCCCTACTAGAAGTGCTAGTGGGCTGTAGTtcagaaaattagagaaaaattggGTTCTGAGGACCAATACACACCTGAAATGAGAATCTTTCCTCTAGGCTAGTAACTCATACCATGACTCTAATGACAGCAAAATGTGGACCAAAGGTGGAGAATTTACTGTGATGTAAGAAATGACTTTTTATATGTTCAAGTcacacctcagacacttactagttgtgcaaacctaggcaaatcccttaatcctgcttgtctcagtttccttatttgtagaatgaactggaaaagaaaaatggaaaaccactccagtattgttgccacaaaaaaaaaaaaaatctgaaatgggaccacaaagagtcaaacgtaactgaacaatagcaacaagtTGTGTGATGCTGGCAGGATCTTAATCTGCAGTTTGAGAAGCCaataccaccccccccccccggggttGAATTCAGAGACCacaatcataggatcatagctttaatgctagaagggatctcagagaccattAAGTCtagtccttattttacaggtgaagaaattgaggcacaaaagTTACATATGCCCAAGTTACTAAGTatctaaggtaggatttaaatCCATATCTTCCTAatgccaaatccaatgacctaTCCATGATTACATGATGCCTCTCAAGGGAGCACCACTCTTGGGAAGCATCTACTCTTAAAATTATAAGAATTTACCAATCTCATTGTTACCTAGAGCAGGCCCTGGAGTTCTACCTTTTCCAAGTCAAAACTGGCAATGCCTTCAGCATGGCACATTAGAGGGAGAAACTAGTTTTGAAGTTCATTAGAAGATCTAGGTTTCAATCCTAGTCCTATTTGCTCTATACTTTAGTTTTCAAATCTACAGAATAAGGGGACTAGACTCAAGTGGTCATTTGGCCTCACTGACTCACACTAGTTCATCTCCCTAAAGTTTATTCTTTCCCAAAGAATAAACAGGAAGAAGACACAAGATCAAAGAATAATAGACAAACTTAGAGGGGACTTCAGAGATCTGATCGCATGGAAGTAATATGAACAATACCTTGAAATCACAAAAACATAGATTCAAGGCCAGAATTTTAGCAGCCTCTGAGCCCAGACCACTCATTTACAGATCAGAAGAATGAGGTCCAGAGAGCTTAGGAAGCAGAAAAATGGCAAGCagtagagatgggatttgaactcaaaacctCTAACTCCAAATCAAGTACCTCTTTATTCACAAGTACCTTCTGCTGCCCACTTCTTAGTAAACTTTAAACTTTTTAAGCTTATAATTGCTcttgttcatttttcagttgtgtctgatgctTAGTGATTCAATTTGGGATGTTTTTAGCAAAGacattgatttgccatttccttcatttccctaatgaagaaactaaggcaaacaagattcAGTGACTGGTCCAGTTTTACACATTTAATAAGCTTTTGAGATATGATTTGGACTCTAGAAGATGagttgactccaggctcagcactccaCTGTGTTGCctcatttctctatatttattGTAGGTGTCTTCTAATTATCATTCTGGTTATTTGAATTGGGTGTTTTGAGTTATTTGAATTGGGTCTCCAGTCAGAGACTTCAATATCCAGTTAATGAGGGTTGCTAAAATCAAACTCTGGCTTCAACACAACTGGACAAATGTGCACCATCACAGACAGACAACACAGCTGACAAAATTTATTAGAAAACAGAACTGACTATACAGAATCCTACATAGTTTTAAAAGAGCTGAAAGGAGTCTTGGAGATCACTTAAGCCACTCCTCTCTTCTTGAGGCAGAGCAGTACCCTAATGGCTAATGACTAGAGTATTCTTTTcaacagacacagagacaaatCCAGAATTTTAtgtgaggaaataaaataaaaaataaaaactgctaaGGAAGTGAAAGGTCAAAATGATCATATAGAACCTGAATGGAGTTTATTTTCTGCCTTAGGTAGGGGTTTCACAGGTCACTTTCATTTCCAAGTTCCTGattctgtttatatttatttatttagagataaaatttggGGATTTaatagtaaataatagaaattgcattgaaatttttaaaagtcttttttat from Macrotis lagotis isolate mMagLag1 chromosome 6, bilby.v1.9.chrom.fasta, whole genome shotgun sequence encodes:
- the RS1 gene encoding retinoschisin yields the protein MKVCFTATGHYTTTWSCSQLPSKGVTLALSSTEDDGEEPWDSKACKCDCQGSSNSAWSTGATSLDCMPECPYHKPLGFESGTVNPDQITCSNPEQYIGWYSSWTANKARLNSQGYGCAWLSKYQDSNQWLQIDLKEIKVISGILTQGRCDADEWMTKYSVQYRTDEGSNWVYYKDQTGNNRVFYGNSDRTSSVQNLLRPPIVSRYIRLIPLGWHVRIAIRMELLECMSKCA